Proteins found in one Pyrus communis chromosome 15, drPyrComm1.1, whole genome shotgun sequence genomic segment:
- the LOC137717462 gene encoding nuclear pore complex protein NUP96-like isoform X1 yields MGIDSGTPNSQVACQHKKRRVSRDAGISLSETFSYLEGSLTYLPTLEAADYFTHPSLKDLAAREYADPGFCSRVLDFTVGRLGYGSVKYLGKTDIRCLKLDNIVKFHRHEVIVYEDEAVKPLVGQGLNKPAEVTLVLQTRPSNIDKRQKYNIVKKLRKSVEGQGARFISFNPESGEWKFFVHHFSRFGLNEDDEEDIMMEDTASAQDFVEMNNGDISDVDEENQIDPTGVVLSHSLPAHLGLDPVKMKEMRMLMFHDEEAEAEDLNHIPAHYNPSFASQRMSQRSTPPAVRKTPLALLEYKHGSFDSNSPGAILMAQENKAMPLKTLKEGFQLDLKHETPVTRKHSHNIVDAGLFMGRSFRVGWGPNGILVHAGTPVGSNGSPKMLSSIINIEKVAIDSVVRDENNKVREELVDMAIDSPLDLHKRISHQTKEIEFGPFNLRFQKLVSNRLMLTQICRSYVDIIEKQLEVPGLSSSSRLVLTHQIMIWELIKILFSDRENGGRSKSMGADSEEEMVQDVKEASQQVDLEALPLIRRAEFSCWLQENVSHRVQEKISSLNESSYLEYILLLLSGRQLDAAVEIAASQGDVRLACLLSQAGGSIVNRTDVAQQLDRWRINGLDFNFIEKDRIRLYELLAGNIHGAFHDVNIDWKRFLGLLMWYQLEPSTSLPTIFRTYQHLLDDCKAPYPVPVYIDEGLVEEAEDSNSVKRYDLSYYLMLLHASEESEVGLLKSMFSAFSSTHDPLDYHMIWHQCAVLESVGAISSKELHVLDMGFVSQLLCLGQCHWAIYVVLHMPHSEDFPYLHSNLIREILFQYCESWSSQESQRQAIEDLGIPKAWLHEAMAVYFNYYGELAKALEHFLECANWQRAHTIFVTSVAHKLFLSVEHSEIWRLATSMEDHKSEIENWDHGAGIYISFYSIRSSLQEVNDTMNELDSLESRNSACREFLGRLNQSLAVWGVRLPIDVSSTVILRFTYLPNRVVYSKMADEICGLLLSDIGEGPTRDVQLSCFDTVFSAPIPEDKRSSHLQEAVSLFTCFLSEATA; encoded by the exons ATGGGCATTGATTCTGGAACTCCTAATTCACAAGTAGCATGTCAACACAAGAAACGAAGGGTCTCTCGGGATGCTGGCATTTCTTTGTCTGAGACTTTTAGTTACCTTGAAGGATCCTTAACCTATTTACCAACTTTAGAAGCAGCTGATTACTTTACGCATCCCTCTTTGAAGGATTTGGCTGCTCGAGAATACGCAGATCCTGGTTTTTGTAGCCGAGTGTTGGACTTCACAGTTGGGAGACTTGGTTATGGATCTGTCAAGTATCTTGGGAAGACTGATATTAGGTGTTTGAAGTTAGATAATATTGTCAAGTTCCACAGACATGAGGTAATCGTGTATGAAGATGAAGCTGTCAAGCCTTTGGTTGGCCAAGGCCTTAACAAGCCTGCTGAAGTAACCTTGGTGCTACAAACAAGACCGTCAAATATTGACAAGAGACAGAAATATAATATTGTGAAAAAGTTGAGGAAGAGTGTGGAGGGACAAGGAGCTCGCTTTATTTCATTTAATCCAGAAAGCGGGGAATGGAAATTCTTTGTTCACCATTTCAGCAGATTTGGGTTgaatgaagatgatgaagaagacatcatgatggaagATACTGCTTCAGCTCAAGATTTTGTGGAAATGAACAATGGTGATATTTCTGATGTTGATGAAGAAAACCAAATAGATCCCACTGGAGTTGTGCTTTCACATTCTCTTCCTGCTCATCTTGGGCTTGACCCAGTAAAGATGAAAGAAATGAGAATGTTGATGTTTCATGATGAGGAAGCGGAGGCTGAGGATTTGAATCATATCCCTGCACATTATAATCCATCCTTTGCTTCTCAGAGGATGAGTCAGAGATCTACTCCACCAGCTGTGCGAAAAACCCCGCTGGCATTACTTGAGTACAAGCATggtagttttgactcaaattcTCCTGGAGCCATTCTAATGGCCCAGGAAAATAAGGCCATGCCCCTTAAGACATTGAAAGAAGGTTTTCAGCTTGATCTCAAGCATGAAACACCAGTAACCAGAAAACATTCCCACAACATAGTTGATGCAGGTCTATTTATGGGTAGGTCATTTCGAGTAGGATGGGGCCCAAATGGAATCCTTGTGCATGCTGGAACACCAGTAGGGAGTAACGGTTCTCCAAAGATGCTGTCATCCATAATCAATATAGAGAAGGTTGCTATTGACAGTGTTGTTCGAGATGAAAACAACAAAGTTAGGGAGGAACTTGTTGACATGGCTATTGATTCTCCGTTAGATCTTCACAAGAGAATATCTCATCAGACAAAGGAGATTGAATTTGGACCATTCAACCTGAGGTTTCAAAAGCTTGTCTCCAACCGCTTGATGCTTACACAGATTTGCAGGAGCTATGTAGATATTATTGAGAAGCAGCTGGAAGTCCCCGGCCTATCTTCATCTTCTCGTTTGGTTTTGACACACCAAATAATGATTTGGGAATTGATTAAAATTCTCTTTTCTGATAGGGAAAATGGTGGAAGATCAAAATCCATGGGTGCTGATAGTGAGGAAGAAATGGTGCAGGATGTGAAGGAGGCTTCTCAACAAGTCGACCTGGAAGCTTTACCTCTTATTCGGAGGGCAGAGTTTAGCTGTTGGTTGCAAGAGAATGTTTCCCATCGAGTACAAGAAAAGATAAGCTCCTTGAATGAGTCCAGCTATCTGGAATATATATTATTACTTTTGAGTGGGCGTCAGCTGGATGCTGCTGTGGAAATTGCTGCTTCTCAGGGAGATGTAAGATTGGCTTGTTTGTTGAGTCAGGCCGGTGGGTCCATAGTCAATCGTACTGATGTTGCTCAACAACTTGATCGTTGGAGGATCAATGGGCTCGATTTCAACTTCATTGAGAAAGACAGGATAAGGCTTTATGAGTTGCTTGCTGGTAATATCCATGGTGCTTTTCACGATGTTAACATTGATTGGAAAAGGTTTCTAGGGTTGTTGATGTGGTATCAATTAGAACCTAGCACTTCATTACCCACAATATTTCGCACTTATCAACATCTTCTTGATGATTGTAAGGCTCCATACCCTGTTCCTGTCTACATTGATGAAGGACTGGTAGAAGAGGCTGAGGATTCAAATTCGGTGAAACGTTATGACCTATCGTATTATCTGATGCTGCTTCATGCCAGTGAAGAAAGTGAAGTTGGCCTTCTGAAGTCCATGTTTAGTGCCTTCTCGTCAACACATGATCCACTTGATTACCATATGATCTGGCATCAGTGTGCAGTGTTGGAATCAGTTGGGGCTATCAGTTCTAAGGAACTTCATGTTCTTGACATGGGATTTGTTTCCCAGCTGTTGTGTCTTGGGCAATGCCATTGGGCGATCTATGTGGTCCTGCACATGCCCCATTCTGAAGATTTTCCATATCTTCATTCTAATCTTATTCGGGAAATCTTGTTCCAATACTGTGAATCCTGGAGTTCACAAGAATCACAACGCCAAGCcattgaggacttgggtattccTAAGGCATGGCTTCATGAGGCTATG GCTGTTTATTTCAATTACTATGGGGAACTTGCGAAGGCTCTTGAACACTTTCTTGAATGTGCAAATTGGCAGAGAGCGCATACTATTTTCGTAACTTCTGTTGCTCACAAATTATTCTTGTCTG TCGAACACTCAGAAATATGGAGGCTTGCAACTTCCATGGAGGACCACAAatcagaaattgaaaattgggaCCATGGAGCTGGGATTTATATTTCATTCTATTCAATTAGAAGTTCATTGCAGGAAGTGAACGATACCATGAATGAATTG GATTCACTTGAAAGCAGAAATTCTGCTTGTAGGGAATTTCTTGGTCGGTTAAACCAGTCTTTGGCTGTTTGGGGTGTCAGGTTACCAATTGACGTGAG CTCTACGGTTATCTTGAGATTTACATATTTACCAAACAGGGTAGTGTATTCGAAGATGGCGGACGAGATATGCGGCTTGCTTTTATCCGACATTGGCGAGGGACCAACACGAGATGTTCAGTTAAGTTGCTTTGACACCGTCTTTAGTGCTCCCATTCCTGAAGACAAACGCTCGAGTCATTTGCAGGAGGCAGTGTCTCTCTTTACATGTTTTCTTTCAGAGGCTACTGCGTAG
- the LOC137717462 gene encoding nuclear pore complex protein NUP96-like isoform X2, producing the protein MGIDSGTPNSQVACQHKKRRVSRDAGISLSETFSYLEGSLTYLPTLEAADYFTHPSLKDLAAREYADPGFCSRVLDFTVGRLGYGSVKYLGKTDIRCLKLDNIVKFHRHEVIVYEDEAVKPLVGQGLNKPAEVTLVLQTRPSNIDKRQKYNIVKKLRKSVEGQGARFISFNPESGEWKFFVHHFSRFGLNEDDEEDIMMEDTASAQDFVEMNNGDISDVDEENQIDPTGVVLSHSLPAHLGLDPVKMKEMRMLMFHDEEAEAEDLNHIPAHYNPSFASQRMSQRSTPPAVRKTPLALLEYKHGSFDSNSPGAILMAQENKAMPLKTLKEGFQLDLKHETPVTRKHSHNIVDAGLFMGRSFRVGWGPNGILVHAGTPVGSNGSPKMLSSIINIEKVAIDSVVRDENNKVREELVDMAIDSPLDLHKRISHQTKEIEFGPFNLRFQKLVSNRLMLTQICRSYVDIIEKQLEVPGLSSSSRLVLTHQIMIWELIKILFSDRENGGRSKSMGADSEEEMVQDVKEASQQVDLEALPLIRRAEFSCWLQENVSHRVQEKISSLNESSYLEYILLLLSGRQLDAAVEIAASQGDVRLACLLSQAGGSIVNRTDVAQQLDRWRINGLDFNFIEKDRIRLYELLAGNIHGAFHDVNIDWKRFLGLLMWYQLEPSTSLPTIFRTYQHLLDDCKAPYPVPVYIDEGLVEEAEDSNSVKRYDLSYYLMLLHASEESEVGLLKSMFSAFSSTHDPLDYHMIWHQCAVLESVGAISSKELHVLDMGFVSQLLCLGQCHWAIYVVLHMPHSEDFPYLHSNLIREILFQYCESWSSQESQRQAIEDLGIPKAWLHEAMAVYFNYYGELAKALEHFLECANWQRAHTIFVTSVAHKLFLSVEHSEIWRLATSMEDHKSEIENWDHGAGIYISFYSIRSSLQEVNDTMNELDSLESRNSACREFLGRLNQSLAVWGVRLPIDVRVVYSKMADEICGLLLSDIGEGPTRDVQLSCFDTVFSAPIPEDKRSSHLQEAVSLFTCFLSEATA; encoded by the exons ATGGGCATTGATTCTGGAACTCCTAATTCACAAGTAGCATGTCAACACAAGAAACGAAGGGTCTCTCGGGATGCTGGCATTTCTTTGTCTGAGACTTTTAGTTACCTTGAAGGATCCTTAACCTATTTACCAACTTTAGAAGCAGCTGATTACTTTACGCATCCCTCTTTGAAGGATTTGGCTGCTCGAGAATACGCAGATCCTGGTTTTTGTAGCCGAGTGTTGGACTTCACAGTTGGGAGACTTGGTTATGGATCTGTCAAGTATCTTGGGAAGACTGATATTAGGTGTTTGAAGTTAGATAATATTGTCAAGTTCCACAGACATGAGGTAATCGTGTATGAAGATGAAGCTGTCAAGCCTTTGGTTGGCCAAGGCCTTAACAAGCCTGCTGAAGTAACCTTGGTGCTACAAACAAGACCGTCAAATATTGACAAGAGACAGAAATATAATATTGTGAAAAAGTTGAGGAAGAGTGTGGAGGGACAAGGAGCTCGCTTTATTTCATTTAATCCAGAAAGCGGGGAATGGAAATTCTTTGTTCACCATTTCAGCAGATTTGGGTTgaatgaagatgatgaagaagacatcatgatggaagATACTGCTTCAGCTCAAGATTTTGTGGAAATGAACAATGGTGATATTTCTGATGTTGATGAAGAAAACCAAATAGATCCCACTGGAGTTGTGCTTTCACATTCTCTTCCTGCTCATCTTGGGCTTGACCCAGTAAAGATGAAAGAAATGAGAATGTTGATGTTTCATGATGAGGAAGCGGAGGCTGAGGATTTGAATCATATCCCTGCACATTATAATCCATCCTTTGCTTCTCAGAGGATGAGTCAGAGATCTACTCCACCAGCTGTGCGAAAAACCCCGCTGGCATTACTTGAGTACAAGCATggtagttttgactcaaattcTCCTGGAGCCATTCTAATGGCCCAGGAAAATAAGGCCATGCCCCTTAAGACATTGAAAGAAGGTTTTCAGCTTGATCTCAAGCATGAAACACCAGTAACCAGAAAACATTCCCACAACATAGTTGATGCAGGTCTATTTATGGGTAGGTCATTTCGAGTAGGATGGGGCCCAAATGGAATCCTTGTGCATGCTGGAACACCAGTAGGGAGTAACGGTTCTCCAAAGATGCTGTCATCCATAATCAATATAGAGAAGGTTGCTATTGACAGTGTTGTTCGAGATGAAAACAACAAAGTTAGGGAGGAACTTGTTGACATGGCTATTGATTCTCCGTTAGATCTTCACAAGAGAATATCTCATCAGACAAAGGAGATTGAATTTGGACCATTCAACCTGAGGTTTCAAAAGCTTGTCTCCAACCGCTTGATGCTTACACAGATTTGCAGGAGCTATGTAGATATTATTGAGAAGCAGCTGGAAGTCCCCGGCCTATCTTCATCTTCTCGTTTGGTTTTGACACACCAAATAATGATTTGGGAATTGATTAAAATTCTCTTTTCTGATAGGGAAAATGGTGGAAGATCAAAATCCATGGGTGCTGATAGTGAGGAAGAAATGGTGCAGGATGTGAAGGAGGCTTCTCAACAAGTCGACCTGGAAGCTTTACCTCTTATTCGGAGGGCAGAGTTTAGCTGTTGGTTGCAAGAGAATGTTTCCCATCGAGTACAAGAAAAGATAAGCTCCTTGAATGAGTCCAGCTATCTGGAATATATATTATTACTTTTGAGTGGGCGTCAGCTGGATGCTGCTGTGGAAATTGCTGCTTCTCAGGGAGATGTAAGATTGGCTTGTTTGTTGAGTCAGGCCGGTGGGTCCATAGTCAATCGTACTGATGTTGCTCAACAACTTGATCGTTGGAGGATCAATGGGCTCGATTTCAACTTCATTGAGAAAGACAGGATAAGGCTTTATGAGTTGCTTGCTGGTAATATCCATGGTGCTTTTCACGATGTTAACATTGATTGGAAAAGGTTTCTAGGGTTGTTGATGTGGTATCAATTAGAACCTAGCACTTCATTACCCACAATATTTCGCACTTATCAACATCTTCTTGATGATTGTAAGGCTCCATACCCTGTTCCTGTCTACATTGATGAAGGACTGGTAGAAGAGGCTGAGGATTCAAATTCGGTGAAACGTTATGACCTATCGTATTATCTGATGCTGCTTCATGCCAGTGAAGAAAGTGAAGTTGGCCTTCTGAAGTCCATGTTTAGTGCCTTCTCGTCAACACATGATCCACTTGATTACCATATGATCTGGCATCAGTGTGCAGTGTTGGAATCAGTTGGGGCTATCAGTTCTAAGGAACTTCATGTTCTTGACATGGGATTTGTTTCCCAGCTGTTGTGTCTTGGGCAATGCCATTGGGCGATCTATGTGGTCCTGCACATGCCCCATTCTGAAGATTTTCCATATCTTCATTCTAATCTTATTCGGGAAATCTTGTTCCAATACTGTGAATCCTGGAGTTCACAAGAATCACAACGCCAAGCcattgaggacttgggtattccTAAGGCATGGCTTCATGAGGCTATG GCTGTTTATTTCAATTACTATGGGGAACTTGCGAAGGCTCTTGAACACTTTCTTGAATGTGCAAATTGGCAGAGAGCGCATACTATTTTCGTAACTTCTGTTGCTCACAAATTATTCTTGTCTG TCGAACACTCAGAAATATGGAGGCTTGCAACTTCCATGGAGGACCACAAatcagaaattgaaaattgggaCCATGGAGCTGGGATTTATATTTCATTCTATTCAATTAGAAGTTCATTGCAGGAAGTGAACGATACCATGAATGAATTG GATTCACTTGAAAGCAGAAATTCTGCTTGTAGGGAATTTCTTGGTCGGTTAAACCAGTCTTTGGCTGTTTGGGGTGTCAGGTTACCAATTGACGTGAG GGTAGTGTATTCGAAGATGGCGGACGAGATATGCGGCTTGCTTTTATCCGACATTGGCGAGGGACCAACACGAGATGTTCAGTTAAGTTGCTTTGACACCGTCTTTAGTGCTCCCATTCCTGAAGACAAACGCTCGAGTCATTTGCAGGAGGCAGTGTCTCTCTTTACATGTTTTCTTTCAGAGGCTACTGCGTAG
- the LOC137717462 gene encoding nuclear pore complex protein NUP96-like isoform X3, with product MGIDSGTPNSQVACQHKKRRVSRDAGISLSETFSYLEGSLTYLPTLEAADYFTHPSLKDLAAREYADPGFCSRVLDFTVGRLGYGSVKYLGKTDIRCLKLDNIVKFHRHEVIVYEDEAVKPLVGQGLNKPAEVTLVLQTRPSNIDKRQKYNIVKKLRKSVEGQGARFISFNPESGEWKFFVHHFSRFGLNEDDEEDIMMEDTASAQDFVEMNNGDISDVDEENQIDPTGVVLSHSLPAHLGLDPVKMKEMRMLMFHDEEAEAEDLNHIPAHYNPSFASQRMSQRSTPPAVRKTPLALLEYKHGSFDSNSPGAILMAQENKAMPLKTLKEGFQLDLKHETPVTRKHSHNIVDAGLFMGRSFRVGWGPNGILVHAGTPVGSNGSPKMLSSIINIEKVAIDSVVRDENNKVREELVDMAIDSPLDLHKRISHQTKEIEFGPFNLRFQKLVSNRLMLTQICRSYVDIIEKQLEVPGLSSSSRLVLTHQIMIWELIKILFSDRENGGRSKSMGADSEEEMVQDVKEASQQVDLEALPLIRRAEFSCWLQENVSHRVQEKISSLNESSYLEYILLLLSGRQLDAAVEIAASQGDVRLACLLSQAGGSIVNRTDVAQQLDRWRINGLDFNFIEKDRIRLYELLAGNIHGAFHDVNIDWKRFLGLLMWYQLEPSTSLPTIFRTYQHLLDDCKAPYPVPVYIDEGLVEEAEDSNSVKRYDLSYYLMLLHASEESEVGLLKSMFSAFSSTHDPLDYHMIWHQCAVLESVGAISSKELHVLDMGFVSQLLCLGQCHWAIYVVLHMPHSEDFPYLHSNLIREILFQYCESWSSQESQRQAIEDLGIPKAWLHEAMAVYFNYYGELAKALEHFLECANWQRAHTIFVTSVAHKLFLSVEHSEIWRLATSMEDHKSEIENWDHGAGIYISFYSIRSSLQEVNDTMNELDSLESRNSACREFLGRLNQSLAVWGVRLPIDVS from the exons ATGGGCATTGATTCTGGAACTCCTAATTCACAAGTAGCATGTCAACACAAGAAACGAAGGGTCTCTCGGGATGCTGGCATTTCTTTGTCTGAGACTTTTAGTTACCTTGAAGGATCCTTAACCTATTTACCAACTTTAGAAGCAGCTGATTACTTTACGCATCCCTCTTTGAAGGATTTGGCTGCTCGAGAATACGCAGATCCTGGTTTTTGTAGCCGAGTGTTGGACTTCACAGTTGGGAGACTTGGTTATGGATCTGTCAAGTATCTTGGGAAGACTGATATTAGGTGTTTGAAGTTAGATAATATTGTCAAGTTCCACAGACATGAGGTAATCGTGTATGAAGATGAAGCTGTCAAGCCTTTGGTTGGCCAAGGCCTTAACAAGCCTGCTGAAGTAACCTTGGTGCTACAAACAAGACCGTCAAATATTGACAAGAGACAGAAATATAATATTGTGAAAAAGTTGAGGAAGAGTGTGGAGGGACAAGGAGCTCGCTTTATTTCATTTAATCCAGAAAGCGGGGAATGGAAATTCTTTGTTCACCATTTCAGCAGATTTGGGTTgaatgaagatgatgaagaagacatcatgatggaagATACTGCTTCAGCTCAAGATTTTGTGGAAATGAACAATGGTGATATTTCTGATGTTGATGAAGAAAACCAAATAGATCCCACTGGAGTTGTGCTTTCACATTCTCTTCCTGCTCATCTTGGGCTTGACCCAGTAAAGATGAAAGAAATGAGAATGTTGATGTTTCATGATGAGGAAGCGGAGGCTGAGGATTTGAATCATATCCCTGCACATTATAATCCATCCTTTGCTTCTCAGAGGATGAGTCAGAGATCTACTCCACCAGCTGTGCGAAAAACCCCGCTGGCATTACTTGAGTACAAGCATggtagttttgactcaaattcTCCTGGAGCCATTCTAATGGCCCAGGAAAATAAGGCCATGCCCCTTAAGACATTGAAAGAAGGTTTTCAGCTTGATCTCAAGCATGAAACACCAGTAACCAGAAAACATTCCCACAACATAGTTGATGCAGGTCTATTTATGGGTAGGTCATTTCGAGTAGGATGGGGCCCAAATGGAATCCTTGTGCATGCTGGAACACCAGTAGGGAGTAACGGTTCTCCAAAGATGCTGTCATCCATAATCAATATAGAGAAGGTTGCTATTGACAGTGTTGTTCGAGATGAAAACAACAAAGTTAGGGAGGAACTTGTTGACATGGCTATTGATTCTCCGTTAGATCTTCACAAGAGAATATCTCATCAGACAAAGGAGATTGAATTTGGACCATTCAACCTGAGGTTTCAAAAGCTTGTCTCCAACCGCTTGATGCTTACACAGATTTGCAGGAGCTATGTAGATATTATTGAGAAGCAGCTGGAAGTCCCCGGCCTATCTTCATCTTCTCGTTTGGTTTTGACACACCAAATAATGATTTGGGAATTGATTAAAATTCTCTTTTCTGATAGGGAAAATGGTGGAAGATCAAAATCCATGGGTGCTGATAGTGAGGAAGAAATGGTGCAGGATGTGAAGGAGGCTTCTCAACAAGTCGACCTGGAAGCTTTACCTCTTATTCGGAGGGCAGAGTTTAGCTGTTGGTTGCAAGAGAATGTTTCCCATCGAGTACAAGAAAAGATAAGCTCCTTGAATGAGTCCAGCTATCTGGAATATATATTATTACTTTTGAGTGGGCGTCAGCTGGATGCTGCTGTGGAAATTGCTGCTTCTCAGGGAGATGTAAGATTGGCTTGTTTGTTGAGTCAGGCCGGTGGGTCCATAGTCAATCGTACTGATGTTGCTCAACAACTTGATCGTTGGAGGATCAATGGGCTCGATTTCAACTTCATTGAGAAAGACAGGATAAGGCTTTATGAGTTGCTTGCTGGTAATATCCATGGTGCTTTTCACGATGTTAACATTGATTGGAAAAGGTTTCTAGGGTTGTTGATGTGGTATCAATTAGAACCTAGCACTTCATTACCCACAATATTTCGCACTTATCAACATCTTCTTGATGATTGTAAGGCTCCATACCCTGTTCCTGTCTACATTGATGAAGGACTGGTAGAAGAGGCTGAGGATTCAAATTCGGTGAAACGTTATGACCTATCGTATTATCTGATGCTGCTTCATGCCAGTGAAGAAAGTGAAGTTGGCCTTCTGAAGTCCATGTTTAGTGCCTTCTCGTCAACACATGATCCACTTGATTACCATATGATCTGGCATCAGTGTGCAGTGTTGGAATCAGTTGGGGCTATCAGTTCTAAGGAACTTCATGTTCTTGACATGGGATTTGTTTCCCAGCTGTTGTGTCTTGGGCAATGCCATTGGGCGATCTATGTGGTCCTGCACATGCCCCATTCTGAAGATTTTCCATATCTTCATTCTAATCTTATTCGGGAAATCTTGTTCCAATACTGTGAATCCTGGAGTTCACAAGAATCACAACGCCAAGCcattgaggacttgggtattccTAAGGCATGGCTTCATGAGGCTATG GCTGTTTATTTCAATTACTATGGGGAACTTGCGAAGGCTCTTGAACACTTTCTTGAATGTGCAAATTGGCAGAGAGCGCATACTATTTTCGTAACTTCTGTTGCTCACAAATTATTCTTGTCTG TCGAACACTCAGAAATATGGAGGCTTGCAACTTCCATGGAGGACCACAAatcagaaattgaaaattgggaCCATGGAGCTGGGATTTATATTTCATTCTATTCAATTAGAAGTTCATTGCAGGAAGTGAACGATACCATGAATGAATTG GATTCACTTGAAAGCAGAAATTCTGCTTGTAGGGAATTTCTTGGTCGGTTAAACCAGTCTTTGGCTGTTTGGGGTGTCAGGTTACCAATTGACGTGAG CTAG